Genomic DNA from Lepeophtheirus salmonis chromosome 9, UVic_Lsal_1.4, whole genome shotgun sequence:
ACTTTGGAGTCTCCAATTGAATCACTTTCTAGTTacaaaaggattaaaatacaccGACTGCCCATGCTTGAGCCTCTACAAAGTGtttgaaaaactgaaaaaaaatatatattcaaaatgaaattgcCTTACAAAGTCATATTTAGGTCGAAAATCTTAATCAAATCTtggacaaaacatttttttttttttacattttcagcgAGAAAAGATCAAACTTTTTTACGTTATTTTCTCCTCTTGCTCCATAAGGtagctttataaatatactctgttaatatttttacatatattagaataaagtttattataacaCAATGATGCTAAATAATGGTTAcagctgtattttaatctttattggcaaaatatattatttttgtctccTTTCCAACTTTTAATTAGATATGTTACCTCAGGATGACATCATTGGGAAGAGAATGTTCTGAAAGTCTATCATGTATATATGATTTCTACAAAATGCCGATTTCTAGagatcagaaaataaatatagaagtgaataaaataattttgctaaatACGAGAGGTGGAAAAGATTAATTCTCCAGACATTCCTTAAGGAAAAGCCTACTCTACGAAAGGTCAGATATTATTTGTCTTTAGGATATAAAACCCCCTTATTCTACATCTTGCTCACCTGACTGTCacttttatattctaaaaaattacaattatttcttcACAAGAGATTGGAGAGGTTGTGAGATTCTGTCCTTTAGTCTTAAAGTCATGTAGATCGTGTGTATTTTTCAGGTaccctgtttttttttgtttatttttttttttggaattggtaatctgacgAATGAATTTTCTTGTCCTGAggagttttcattattatttaattcctgagtagtgaacatccttactaaataaattaaattatattcaaaacctgactgTAAATATTCATGTATccacataaaagacggagagaaatcttgaggatttgttacggagttctacttgtaagtccttattggactcagattagaattgggGATTTACATCGGAGTATTTCATGCCGATAtgcttgtttatttccatcttcctctcctcccttgtcacagctgatctcctcaaaaatattcctcaaattgtgagtttattgctattttaaatacaaatttgaccATGTCCAAGAAGAGAAAAGTGCACcaaataatgattcattttgtaaataaagtactttgtaatacaaacaatattaaataatctaattgatgttaaaaaggattgaatattaaaactacaaaaacaaCTAAACCTATAAAGATATTGgtgttatcataatttttgataacaaaatttgTGGGCTAGGGTGAGATCAAATAAAGAGTGAGTTTAAAACGCTGTATTTCAGTTTTCGGCTTATAACTCTTGATTTTcaagtattcatttttaatacttaaatgttgCCCATACTATAagtttaatacaatttatattattgattatatgtTCTTTGGGGcaatatttgctttaaaaatattagtagaaaAAATCACCCGTCTGATGTAGGTCTCTATCATGGCAGCCCATTGTTCATTgagatattcattattttgctcttaatacatatttcatatatcttatttgattGAATCAATCATCgacatatttatgaaaaattccaaggattgaatattaaagaccggtcctaagactggactaggcCAAACAAATAAAGAGCGACACATGTTTGTTAGTCATGGCAGAGTCTTGATACTGATCAGTATAGGAGTAGGAGACGAATGGGTAATCGGCTTATAAATTATCTGGTAGCTATTTGCTGTTGCTGTCTTCAATTAcgaaaaagaaagtatgacaTGCGGGCAAACATATACAATGTAcccaaaaaggaaaaacatcaatgacgtcacgaggaatcaattttaccttatttaaggACCAAATAGTGGGACTACTCAACTTCAGTCCTCTGTTCTAAATCATGACCGGCAAACTACTAGTTGCAACTGTCCTAGGCTATCAGGAGAGCTGCAACAATTATGGAGTCAAAATTTAATTGCGCTATGTTGAAAAACCAGACTGATATAGTCTTTGAATAcatgccaaaaataaaaacatatgttaTAGTGTTGAATCATTCTTTACGTGGCTTagtcaaattaatataatggcaaaaacataaattgtGGCAACAATCCCCAACCTACCTTCCTTGCATGTCACTActgatattttaagtttatgatTACTCACATGAACTTAGATCCGGAATAACATAGGCAATTTGTCCATTGAAGGGTATTATTCGAGAAAGGATCTGGGATTGACGACTATCCGTTACAACAAAGATTAACCGTTCCGTTATCTTGACTAATTTATGTTCTTGgatttttctatacatataaatgaaagtggaaagaatataatgaataattaattgatcagtttatatatttataatgagattgTGAACCTTCTTTGATCCAATATATAAGTGAATATTAATGCATGTAGaacaataatttcaaatgtCATAAAAACTGTTCTAAGGAAAATCACATGGAGAAAATTGTCAGAGCAGGAAATTGCCACTGGGAAAGTTTCCCGTCATTTACAAACTTGTTGTTTTACTTGTTTTGTAAAATGGCAGGGCCATCAAGCAGATTAAAAACCACTGCTGCCACTTCAGATATCATTTAGGTCCTCTCCTCTCAGAGATTGAGGGTTGTAAGACCCAGGACCAGAGATTGAGGTTGAACACCACCGTCTCTACCTCACAAACTATTTAGGCCCCCTCCATAACTTAAAAATGAACTAGATCCCATGTGTTGTTTAAGACTACGGCAGGTGCACCATacaggttaaaaaccactgccactacttcacaaagcatttaggTTCCTTCTAAAAGTTCCAACATAAGACCCAGAACCAGAGATTGATTAAAACTACGGTTGATAAAGGGCAAAGACACCAAGCAGGTTGAAAACCATGGATCCGGGTTTTGGCTTGAAGTATTCGGTGGAGGACTTTGTGATTTGTGAATGGTTAGCGGTGGTTTTTACCTTCTTGGTGTATTTGGCGTAGCCTTTATCAACCCATGGGTCCGagaattattttgaagtatttggagagAGTCTAAATGATTTGTGAATTGGCGGTGGTGGTTCTTAACCTGCTTTATGGACCTCCTGCAGTCTTAATCAACTTATGGACCTGGGATTTATTTTGTAGCTTTGGAAGGGATATATATGCTTTATGACGCAGcggcagtttttttttaaccagtaTGGTCTACCTCCCGTAGTCTTAAACAGCCTATAGTCTCATGGCTCATTTTGAAGGTATGGAAGGGGCCTAAATGATTTCTGAAGTaatggcagtggtttttaacctgctttATAGCCCTATCATTTGACAAAACATGTTTTGGGCCGGGGTATTGTCATTCGGTTAGCATATGACgggaaattatttgaatgaaaattttcGACACTTGCAatttctccagggcaattttcCACTGGTAATTTTCTAAATGGCAATTTTCAGGGCACGCATTAAAACGTatacttattgaaaaaataattttatttttaatattgtacattgaagtagtaataaaaagtatgaatataGAATGTAACTAATTGCTACTTGTAATAgcaaatttacataattatttctatgCAATAATAGTTTAtgcttcaatttttgtaaatggaCAATGGACATGTCAATGAAAAACCACACGATAAAAACTTACTTGAATATATGAACAATGGAGTTCGATTTCCCATAAGCAATGAAGTACTGAGGTAAAGGTCGAATTAATTTGATGTGATTCAATTTATTCTTCTCATTCACATTCGCAACCACGATTTTAATCATGGATTTTTCCAGGAAAGTATAGTAACTTTCATAGAGAACCAAATTCCCATCTGAGAGTAGTATAGCAGTATCACCCTTTCGtttgtttatatattctatGGCAGGCTTAAATGTCAAGCTCAAGTTAAgctcatgtacatatatatctataaattctATTTAAAGAACACTCACCAAAAGAATTTTTGAGTTAGAAACGTCGACCTTAAGATAAGGGATTTTCCAATCAGAGGCCTCCTTCAAAAGCCGCTTCCATGAATAACCGTAGGTAGCGTCAACAATCCCCGAGACACCCTTTGAGGAAAAGAGATCACATGTGGAATTGTAGAGCTCTTTCTCTAAATCCCGAATGAAGAATAATCTCGAGACTTTCAAGTTTGGTATctgaaacatatatattttttagtcaattgtgaatattatgaaaaagaGATCACATGCCTTTGAGAGTGACATTTCGAAACTTGCTGCCACATCGCTTTGCTCCTCTTCAATCAAGAGTAGTATGTGTCCACTCCCTTGAATTCCTTGTATAAATAGACATAGGATCCCTGATAAAAAGGTTTTCATTATTTACTCTTGAGTATAAATCCCTTGCTTGAAACCCTTTGAATGACTCTTTTCATATAGAAAAcaatattagatataattacTTATGCTTTTAATGGTCTAGAAGAAGGCTTTCATGTTGGAGCGTtgagtccttttttttattttaatacaggGTGAATCTGATAATAGTCAAAAATGGTGAATAAACTAAACAAAGGGTAGATCAATACATAAATCGTGAATGATTTTTGCTCTCTTTTCCAACTCTACACGGTTTTTCTCCCACactctttattgtatcttttaGCATGCAAGTTAGACGGCATTACCTAGAGTAATTAGGCATTGactaacagacaaactttgttccAATAGTAGATAAGATAAATCTCgacaaatcttcagtgttattttttgtttttcatgagtgCACTGAGCGTAAAAggtagttcttttaaacgtttGCAATTTTCTCTGGCCTCATCCGATCCCCTGCAAACACACACTAATGGAGAGTAAGTCCGGTTTTTTTTCCTGGATTAGTAGGCAAAAAATATTCTGTACCGTTTAAAGTTCCACAATGTCcctagatataattattttcaattttaatcttatgtgaataatttattttgtagtaacatattaaaagataagatttacgatataaataatatcagaattctaagaattattccagttattataatttagcaACAAATTTCCAAAGTTAATATCTGTCTGTTATGAGCatacacgaatgtttaatcaggtttcgTATATAGTTGAATGtcgtaggaaaggaagttcgctctactacgtataattgacttcgacgttttttatccgttacagtagatttgaaaacgtcacactccatgaaattgtaattcattataaaccacattctaataataatagttaatgaaatgacaaagtagagtatttcaaaatatatttgaagttcaaagtttaaaaaagaaggctttaattaaatataatctacatactaaaaaataaaccaacatacgtttatgttaaatatacaaaattaaacaattggaatcatataaaaataaattataaatacaaaatattgaaataatagattgatccaaataatattttcttgttctgacatcggaatccagttaaatatgtcataactttaggttgcaagacacaagcgagacgtggaatttaatcaaaaagatcatcacccttttatcctaatatacaattgtgcacaggatagatatcgatgagatctaaataatcattaataataaagtaattatcaaaatcataaaattatacaataaatatactaatataaaaatgttagaattaaatccatcgtaaagatttggtggaaaaaaataattatgtagtaatgtcagGCAATAtaactccttattaagggcatcaaaaaagatttccccccgttatttatgcttgtataccagtatactattatcatgaaggatacgcacaattgctaattataatgctacacccaatgttactacccctgttgttgtgacaatttaagcagttgtgtttgccttttatgagttttctgaacaccatttcttagagcctatcaaccatagataagccttaagtgataaagaagtaatatttattgactatgtaatattggaaaacctaatgatcatacccaagtctttaagtgaagaaactagtctcagacaaactagttgtgaaccatccaaagctactacccccattgttgtgaccattcaagcaattgtttttactatttaatgagttgtgtatcataattcttgatatatttagttaaaatagaatcatattttagggttagatttaaaaaaaagattgaatacttactgttagatagtacaaaattcagagtttcatttcgaaattagtaaatattttatactttttactgataacttgatcgtcatttggtgtggacgactcaaaacatttttatatgtatttctataaatgacatcagtaccaacatcctccattaatttaatgatggctcctcgggaagggataggtttactcgtgtatttctccataaattttttgaacatagatgattagcaattgataaggttatattaaatgcaataagcatctttgtgagttcaaagttaaagtctgacttgatgtattcatcgttaacttgattttatagatgaatatccatactcttgatatgagataaGGATAATGAGtagcgtgtaattctagactgAGGACTAAAAcacatttatattgataaatctGACAAGCcatttgtttctcatccggtaagtatttttcaaattcctgggcctccttttccagaaatccagatataaggcgacgttattttaggcattttatttaGTTCTCTATCGACagtcaccatctaatattatattaaataataaaggcgggaatgataacgttcttgatttgatagaagaagatgtatgttatttaatcaatgatgccataagtatttcttttcttctcctcgcacacttttctattcttaccaaaattatcaatatatcatattctactctttaaagaattatatatttagttaattatattacaaaaacgACTTTCATGCCCCAAATTacttgttaatataaaaaaggaattttcttttccttagcaggtgtcattattatttaattcctgagtagtaaacatcctttcctaaatggattcaataatattcaaaacctgtttgaacgttcgtgtgtgctcataaaagacgaagcgtaaccctgaagatttgtagcgtagttataattgtaagtccttgttggactgagagtagaattgggagTCGATGTCAGAGTAATTCTCGCAAATGgcattgtttatatccttttctccttcctctcttgtcacatcTGATCTAATGGAATtttatgagcattattctttctctcttccatAAAATTTTTCCAATGAGTACGTGATCTTCTTTACACGCTCCACTCAGACTTTTCTCTGCTCTTCTGTCAATAGTTTCCTCACCCTCTTTTGGAAGAGTCTAACTTAAGTAAACGAGTTTACGTAACTTTTGTCTTTATAAACGACTTATATACCAGGCTCGTAATGAGAATAAGTATCTGTCATATGTTGTTACttcttcatataataattttaagctataaataagtttgaggGCCAAGACCCCCCCCAGTCACATTCAAAAGAAGCATCTTAAACAcctaagataatttttttttggatattccATACCTTTTCAGTCAACGATATTTATAGCCTTCCAATGTTTTTTAAGGTCTCGAATAGACAAAAAGTGTTCTTCACAATGGCCCCAAGTCTGATGGCCTTTTCTTACGTgcaagaaaatgtaataaaggGATCAGGCATTGATGAAGGATTACAGGGAGGAAGCCGACtcacaaataaaagtttttactcATAAAACTGTAGTAAACAATAGGGTGCAGAgaaaaaagaaggtaaaataaacataaataaacgtACGTGTATGCCGACTCGTATACGCCTCAcgtaagagataaaaaaattgcttagcTCTTATATTCATGTAGTCCTAGAGTGTACATATACTAATACTGTGTTTattctgccaaaaaaaaaaaatggatattgcGAAGGGTAGATAATAAACAGGTATATTAATAGATTGTTGGCATTGACTTAcccaaaattattaaagatttcgGCAAATAAAGTCAAATATCTAATCTGTACTAGAAGTGGATTCAGTCTAGGTCTGAGTATGAAACACTGCAGTCTGAACCTCATTTTTTGCAAGCCCAAATATAAGCCtgacatatatttacaatgtaaaataattccttaatgacactgtccaacagcaaaaatggtacaaaagctcatttttgaattgatcacATAATCAATTTCCATAAGCGTTCGTATGacccagctagaagagatataAACAAACcagagaagaagaaaggagatagaaagaaaacaagagaaaaataaaaaggatttgctccgaggactcccttgaatgtccggtttttttttttaattccttactCAT
This window encodes:
- the LOC139906386 gene encoding uncharacterized protein encodes the protein MKTFLSGILCLFIQGIQGSGHILLLIEEEQSDVAASFEMSLSKIPNLKVSRLFFIRDLEKELYNSTCDLFSSKGVSGIVDATYGYSWKRLLKEASDWKIPYLKVDVSNSKILLPAIEYINKRKGDTAILLSDGNLVLYESYYTFLEKSMIKIVVANVNEKNKLNHIKLIRPLPQYFIAYGKSNSIVHIFKKIQEHKLVKITERLIFVVTDSRQSQILSRIIPFNGQIAYVIPDLSSCE